From Streptomyces sp. NBC_00370, a single genomic window includes:
- a CDS encoding alpha/beta fold hydrolase codes for MSRTTPNRRSVNRAVSALALLVVAAGAVTACSDDNSAAKQPTSHSAVASASPATSEIGKTKLHMVDNGGHRLAFYVTRGSGSTIVLDSGGGEYSSQWKDIVPKLHAATGATVITYDRAGLGKSDVVPGPWKVRSAVSDLKAGLAQLGITKDVTLVAHSQAGEVANYFAQDNPRMLSGAVLVDANLPQFFTDEEIPRLVAATQPAVDAAKKDPEKPENRQLISTAAGFAAAHQAFHKVTWPDSVPATVVVSEKTPFDGSPEDAQRWRDAAASFAHAAPNRTLVTAKGSSHEVPTDRPGFVLKEIEGMFAARH; via the coding sequence ATGTCCCGCACCACACCCAACCGCCGTTCCGTGAACCGCGCCGTGTCCGCCCTCGCATTGCTGGTCGTGGCTGCCGGCGCCGTTACGGCCTGCAGCGACGACAACTCCGCCGCCAAGCAGCCGACTTCGCACTCCGCCGTCGCGTCCGCGTCCCCGGCGACCAGCGAGATCGGCAAGACCAAGCTGCACATGGTCGACAACGGCGGTCACCGGTTGGCCTTCTACGTCACGCGGGGCAGCGGCTCCACCATCGTCCTGGACTCCGGTGGCGGCGAGTACTCGTCGCAGTGGAAGGACATCGTCCCCAAGCTGCACGCGGCCACCGGCGCCACCGTCATCACCTACGACCGCGCCGGTCTCGGCAAGAGCGACGTCGTACCCGGCCCGTGGAAGGTGCGGAGCGCTGTCAGCGACCTCAAGGCGGGGCTCGCGCAGTTGGGCATCACCAAGGATGTGACCCTGGTGGCCCACTCCCAGGCCGGTGAGGTCGCCAACTACTTCGCCCAGGACAACCCCCGGATGCTCTCCGGTGCGGTCCTGGTGGACGCCAACCTCCCCCAGTTCTTCACGGACGAAGAAATACCCCGCCTTGTGGCCGCGACCCAGCCCGCCGTGGACGCGGCCAAGAAGGACCCCGAGAAGCCGGAGAACCGCCAACTCATCTCCACCGCGGCGGGCTTCGCCGCCGCACACCAGGCATTCCACAAGGTGACATGGCCCGATTCGGTGCCGGCCACGGTCGTGGTCTCCGAGAAGACTCCGTTCGACGGGTCTCCCGAGGATGCCCAGCGCTGGCGTGACGCCGCCGCCTCGTTCGCCCACGCGGCGCCGAACCGCACGCTCGTCACCGCCAAGGGCTCATCCCACGAGGTACCGACGGACCGTCCCGGCTTCGTGCTCAAGGAGATCGAGGGCATGTTCGCCGCCCGGCACTGA
- a CDS encoding class I SAM-dependent methyltransferase, whose product MVDAAFGHPRLAALYDPLDPDRGDLDAYLAMAEEFGARSVLDIGCGTGVFALLLAARGIAVTGIDPARASVDVARGKPGAERVRWLDGNAADLPPLRVDLVTMTANVAQAITDPQAWRTTLRGAYEALRPGGRLVFETRDPARRVWEEWARWTRESTYRVTDIPGIGRVETWAELTDVSLPLVSFRGTHVFAADGAVLTSESTLRFRDRPEIERDLHEHGFVVEDVRDAPDRPGKEFVFVAARGPA is encoded by the coding sequence ATGGTTGACGCAGCCTTCGGACATCCACGCCTCGCCGCCCTCTACGACCCACTCGATCCGGACCGCGGCGATCTCGACGCGTATCTCGCGATGGCGGAGGAGTTCGGGGCACGGTCCGTGCTGGACATCGGGTGCGGTACGGGCGTGTTCGCGCTGCTCCTCGCCGCACGCGGGATCGCGGTGACCGGGATCGACCCCGCGCGGGCGTCCGTCGACGTCGCACGCGGCAAGCCGGGAGCTGAGCGGGTGCGCTGGCTCGACGGGAACGCCGCGGACCTGCCGCCCCTGCGGGTCGACCTGGTGACGATGACCGCGAACGTTGCCCAGGCGATCACCGATCCGCAGGCGTGGCGTACGACGCTGCGCGGCGCCTACGAGGCGCTGCGACCCGGCGGGCGACTCGTCTTCGAGACGCGCGACCCGGCGCGGCGCGTGTGGGAGGAGTGGGCGCGCTGGACGCGCGAGAGCACGTACCGGGTGACGGACATCCCGGGCATCGGCCGCGTCGAGACCTGGGCCGAGCTGACGGACGTGAGCCTGCCACTGGTGAGCTTCCGGGGGACGCACGTGTTCGCCGCCGACGGGGCCGTACTGACCTCGGAATCGACACTCCGCTTCCGCGATCGGCCGGAGATCGAGCGGGACTTGCACGAGCACGGCTTCGTCGTCGAGGACGTACGCGACGCACCCGACCGGCCGGGCAAGGAGTTCGTGTTCGTGGCGGCGCGCGGCCCCGCGTAG
- the yaaA gene encoding peroxide stress protein YaaA, which yields MLVLLPPSEGKAASGRGAPLKPESLSLPGLAGAREAVLDELVELCAADEEKAREVLGLTEGLRGEVAKNVLLRTAGTRPAGQLYTGVLYDALDLATLDAAARRRAAKSLLVFSGLWGAVHIGDRIPPYRCSMGVKLPGVGALAGHWRAPMAAVLPSAAEAAGGGVVLDLRSSAYAAAWRAEGELAARTATVRVLHAQIDPATGAEKRSVVSHFNKTTKGRIVRDLLTAGARPKDPARLVEALRELGYVVEAKPPARAGKTWELDVVVTEIH from the coding sequence GTGCTCGTGCTGTTGCCGCCGTCGGAGGGAAAGGCCGCCTCCGGGCGCGGTGCCCCGCTGAAGCCCGAGTCGCTGTCGCTGCCGGGGCTCGCCGGGGCCCGGGAGGCCGTGCTGGACGAGTTGGTCGAGCTGTGCGCCGCCGACGAGGAGAAGGCGCGCGAGGTACTGGGGCTGACCGAGGGGCTGCGCGGCGAGGTCGCCAAGAACGTACTGCTGCGGACGGCGGGGACGCGGCCGGCCGGGCAGCTCTACACCGGCGTGCTGTACGACGCGCTGGACCTGGCCACGCTGGACGCTGCGGCGCGCCGGCGGGCAGCGAAGTCGCTGCTGGTCTTCTCCGGGCTGTGGGGCGCCGTCCACATCGGTGACCGCATCCCGCCCTACCGCTGCTCGATGGGGGTGAAGCTGCCCGGCGTCGGCGCGCTCGCCGGGCACTGGCGCGCCCCCATGGCGGCCGTCCTGCCGTCGGCCGCCGAGGCCGCGGGCGGCGGGGTCGTACTGGATCTGCGGTCGTCGGCGTACGCGGCGGCCTGGCGCGCCGAGGGTGAGCTGGCGGCCCGGACGGCGACGGTACGGGTGCTGCACGCGCAGATCGACCCGGCGACCGGGGCCGAGAAGCGGTCCGTGGTCAGCCACTTCAACAAGACCACGAAGGGCCGGATCGTACGGGACCTGCTGACGGCGGGCGCCCGGCCGAAGGATCCCGCGCGGCTGGTGGAGGCGCTGCGGGAGCTGGGGTACGTGGTCGAGGCGAAGCCTCCGGCGCGTGCGGGCAAGACGTGGGAGCTGGATGTCGTGGTCACCGAGATCCACTGA
- the eda gene encoding bifunctional 4-hydroxy-2-oxoglutarate aldolase/2-dehydro-3-deoxy-phosphogluconate aldolase → MTSVLDLAPVIPVVVLDDAADAVPLARALVAGGLPAIEVTLRTPAALDAIRAIADGVPDAVVGAGTVLTPAAVTDSVTAGARFLVSPGWTDTLLTAMRASGVPFLPGVSTTSEVVALLERGVTEMKFFPAEAAGGTAYLKSLASPLPQAAFCPTGGITAESAPSYLALPNVRCVGGTWMLPADAIAAKDWDRVESLAREASTLRLSRRA, encoded by the coding sequence ATGACCTCCGTGCTCGACCTCGCCCCCGTGATACCGGTCGTCGTCCTCGACGACGCCGCCGACGCCGTACCGCTCGCCCGCGCCCTGGTCGCCGGCGGCCTGCCCGCGATCGAGGTGACGCTCCGCACGCCCGCCGCGCTGGACGCGATCCGCGCGATCGCCGACGGTGTGCCGGACGCGGTGGTCGGCGCCGGTACGGTGCTGACGCCCGCAGCCGTGACCGACTCCGTGACGGCCGGGGCGCGGTTCCTGGTCAGCCCGGGGTGGACGGACACGCTGCTGACGGCGATGCGGGCGTCCGGGGTGCCGTTCCTGCCGGGGGTGTCCACGACGTCCGAGGTGGTGGCGCTGCTGGAGCGCGGGGTGACGGAGATGAAGTTCTTCCCCGCCGAGGCCGCGGGCGGCACGGCCTACCTCAAGTCCCTGGCGAGCCCGCTCCCCCAGGCCGCCTTCTGCCCGACCGGCGGCATCACGGCCGAGTCGGCGCCGTCGTACCTCGCGCTGCCCAACGTCCGCTGTGTGGGCGGTACGTGGATGCTCCCGGCGGACGCCATCGCGGCGAAGGACTGGGACCGGGTGGAGTCCCTGGCGCGCGAGGCGTCCACACTGCGGCTCAGCCGCCGGGCCTGA
- a CDS encoding bifunctional RNase H/acid phosphatase, producing MPRQTPKFVVEADGGSRGNPGPAGYGSVVLDPKTGEALAEAAEYIGVATNNVAEYRGLIAGLKAAKALDPAAVVHVRMDSKLVVEQMSGRWKIKHPDMKPLAAEAARIFPAGQVSYEWIPREKNKHADRLANEAMDAGKKGKQWEQSASTAELDARAARTAAVTQAPVPGDAAAGAAKARAALAGRGAAAAEHVQTGFDFASDTAASDAAEEAPAVGWGAADLGTPATFVLLRHGETHLTPDKRFSGSGGTDPELSAVGRRQAEAAAAAFAARGTIQDIVSSPLRRCRETADAVAARLGLDVRIEEGLRETDFGAWEGLSFAEVRDRYPDDLTAWLDSPSVAPTGGGESFETVGRRVEAARDRLLERYQGRTVLVVTHVTPVKELVRLALGAPPESLFRMELSAASVSVVAYYTDGNASLRLLNDTSHLR from the coding sequence ATGCCCAGGCAGACCCCGAAGTTCGTCGTGGAGGCGGACGGCGGCTCCCGAGGCAACCCCGGCCCCGCGGGCTACGGTTCGGTCGTCCTCGACCCGAAGACCGGTGAGGCGCTGGCCGAGGCCGCCGAGTACATCGGTGTGGCCACGAACAACGTCGCCGAGTACAGGGGCCTGATCGCCGGGCTCAAGGCGGCGAAGGCGCTGGACCCGGCGGCCGTCGTGCATGTCCGGATGGACTCCAAACTCGTCGTCGAGCAGATGTCGGGCCGCTGGAAGATCAAGCACCCGGACATGAAGCCGCTCGCGGCCGAGGCCGCGCGGATCTTCCCGGCGGGGCAGGTCAGTTACGAGTGGATCCCGCGCGAGAAGAACAAGCACGCGGACCGGCTGGCCAACGAGGCGATGGACGCGGGCAAGAAGGGCAAGCAGTGGGAGCAGTCCGCCTCCACCGCGGAACTGGACGCCCGCGCGGCACGTACGGCCGCGGTGACCCAGGCGCCGGTTCCGGGTGACGCGGCGGCCGGCGCGGCGAAGGCGCGGGCGGCGCTGGCGGGGCGAGGCGCGGCGGCGGCCGAGCACGTCCAGACGGGCTTCGACTTCGCTTCCGACACCGCCGCCTCGGACGCCGCAGAAGAGGCCCCGGCCGTCGGCTGGGGCGCCGCCGACCTCGGGACGCCCGCCACCTTCGTCCTGCTGCGGCACGGCGAGACGCACCTCACCCCCGACAAGCGGTTCTCGGGCAGTGGTGGCACCGACCCCGAGCTGTCGGCGGTCGGCCGCCGCCAGGCCGAGGCGGCAGCCGCCGCTTTCGCGGCGCGCGGCACCATCCAGGACATCGTCTCGTCGCCGCTCAGGCGCTGCCGCGAGACGGCGGACGCGGTGGCGGCCCGGCTTGGGCTCGACGTCCGGATCGAAGAGGGCCTGCGCGAGACGGACTTCGGCGCCTGGGAAGGGCTGAGCTTCGCCGAGGTGCGCGACCGGTACCCCGACGACCTGACGGCGTGGCTCGACTCGCCCTCCGTCGCACCGACCGGTGGTGGCGAGAGCTTCGAGACGGTCGGCCGCAGGGTCGAGGCGGCCCGCGACCGGCTGCTGGAGCGTTACCAGGGCCGTACGGTGCTGGTCGTCACGCATGTCACACCGGTGAAGGAACTGGTACGGCTGGCGCTGGGAGCACCGCCCGAGTCCCTGTTCCGGATGGAACTCTCGGCGGCCTCGGTCTCGGTCGTGGCGTACTACACGGACGGCAACGCGTCGCTGCGGCTGCTGAACGACACGTCGCACCTGCGCTGA
- a CDS encoding CT398-like coiled coil hairpin domain-containing protein: protein MNAAPADQIRLLDVQALDVRLSQLEHKRDSLPEHAEIESLTADLAQLRSLLVAAQTEESDTAREQTKAEQDVDQVRQRATRDQQRLDSGAVSSPKDLESIQREIVSLAKRQGDLEDVVLEVMERRESAQERVAELTGRVSSVQTKNDDAAVRRDASTKDLDAEIASVTKEREVVAGSVPADLLKLYEKLRTQHGGVGAARLFRRKCEGCQLELNITEVNEVKAATPDTVLRCENCRRILVRTSDSGL, encoded by the coding sequence CTGAACGCCGCGCCCGCCGACCAGATCCGACTCCTCGACGTCCAGGCCCTCGACGTACGACTGTCGCAGCTCGAACACAAGCGAGACTCACTTCCCGAGCACGCCGAGATCGAATCGCTCACCGCCGACCTCGCCCAGCTGCGCAGCCTCCTCGTGGCCGCGCAGACCGAGGAGAGCGACACCGCACGCGAACAGACCAAGGCCGAGCAGGACGTCGACCAGGTCCGCCAGCGCGCCACACGTGACCAGCAGCGCCTCGACTCCGGCGCCGTCTCCTCGCCCAAGGACCTGGAGAGCATCCAGCGCGAGATCGTCTCGCTCGCCAAGCGCCAGGGTGATCTGGAGGACGTCGTCCTGGAGGTCATGGAGCGCCGCGAGTCCGCGCAGGAGCGGGTCGCCGAGCTGACCGGGCGCGTCTCCTCCGTACAGACGAAGAACGACGACGCGGCCGTACGGCGCGACGCGTCCACCAAGGACCTCGACGCCGAGATCGCCTCCGTCACCAAGGAGCGCGAGGTCGTCGCCGGATCCGTACCGGCCGATCTGCTCAAGCTGTACGAGAAGCTGCGCACCCAGCACGGCGGGGTGGGCGCCGCCCGGCTCTTCCGGCGCAAGTGCGAGGGCTGCCAGCTGGAGCTCAACATCACCGAGGTCAACGAGGTCAAGGCGGCGACGCCGGACACCGTCCTGCGGTGCGAGAACTGCCGCCGCATCCTCGTCCGCACCTCCGACTCGGGCCTGTAG
- a CDS encoding Nif3-like dinuclear metal center hexameric protein yields the protein MPRLSEVLAALDALWPPERAEQWDAVGTVCGDPDATVTRVLLAVDPVHDIAEEAVKLCAELIVTHHPLYLRGTTTVAADTFKGRVVHTLIKNDIALHVAHTNADSADPGVSDALAGALDLRVVRPLVPDPTDPAGRRGLGRICELDRPAALRDFAARVAHRLPATAQGIRVAGDPDALIRTVAVSGGSGDSLFDDVRAAGVDAFVTADLRHHPVSEATQHSALALIDAAHWATEWPWCEQAAAQLDEISDRHGWDLRVHVSKTVTDPWSSHHSSGAPN from the coding sequence GTGCCCCGTCTGTCCGAAGTCCTCGCCGCGCTCGACGCCCTCTGGCCCCCCGAGCGCGCCGAACAGTGGGATGCCGTCGGTACGGTCTGCGGCGATCCGGACGCCACGGTCACCCGCGTCCTGCTCGCCGTCGACCCGGTGCACGACATCGCCGAGGAGGCCGTGAAACTCTGCGCCGAGCTGATCGTCACCCACCACCCGCTCTATCTGCGCGGGACCACGACGGTCGCCGCCGACACCTTCAAGGGCCGGGTCGTCCACACCCTGATCAAGAACGACATCGCCCTGCACGTCGCGCACACCAACGCCGACAGCGCCGACCCCGGAGTCTCCGACGCCCTCGCCGGCGCGCTCGACCTGCGGGTCGTACGGCCGCTCGTACCCGACCCCACCGACCCGGCGGGACGCCGCGGCCTCGGCCGGATCTGCGAGCTGGACCGCCCCGCCGCCCTGCGCGACTTCGCCGCCCGCGTCGCGCACCGGCTGCCGGCCACCGCGCAGGGCATCCGCGTCGCCGGCGACCCGGACGCCCTGATCCGTACGGTCGCCGTCAGCGGCGGCTCGGGCGACAGCCTGTTCGACGACGTCAGGGCCGCGGGGGTGGACGCGTTCGTCACCGCCGACCTGCGCCACCACCCGGTCTCCGAAGCCACCCAGCACAGCGCGCTCGCGCTGATCGACGCCGCGCACTGGGCCACCGAATGGCCCTGGTGCGAGCAGGCCGCCGCCCAGCTCGACGAGATTTCCGACCGCCACGGCTGGGACCTGCGGGTCCACGTCTCGAAGACGGTCACCGACCCCTGGTCCTCCCATCACTCTTCAGGAGCCCCCAACTGA
- a CDS encoding ABC transporter substrate-binding protein, translating into MSIRRRGAITAVALSAALTLAACGGGSDSGSATSDSAAKKADVATGGKDFGDAAQKTAAFGTDAKPGQFPRTITHAMGKTVEKKRPERVVVLDVGEFDNVVSLGVKPVGYAPTEGDESIPSYLKKDAGTPENVGTINNLNLEAIAKLKPDLILGSQLRAADKYKELAQIAPTVFSIRPGFTWKQNYLLNAKALDRLDQAEAKLATYEEKAKALGTAVGPDKPTVSMVRYMPGRLRLYGQDSFIGTILKDAGLPRPKNQQINDLAVEISPEKIDEADADWIFTGVYGDAKETDRDTARGNPLWKNLTAVKDGRAKDVKDETWYLGLGVTAAYQVLDDLDGYLAK; encoded by the coding sequence ATGTCCATACGACGCCGCGGCGCCATCACCGCGGTCGCCCTGTCGGCGGCCCTCACCCTCGCGGCCTGCGGCGGCGGCTCCGACAGCGGTTCCGCCACATCGGACTCGGCCGCCAAGAAGGCCGACGTCGCCACCGGCGGCAAGGACTTCGGCGACGCGGCCCAGAAGACGGCGGCCTTCGGCACCGACGCCAAGCCCGGCCAGTTCCCCCGCACCATCACACACGCCATGGGCAAGACCGTGGAGAAGAAGCGCCCCGAGCGGGTCGTCGTCCTTGACGTGGGCGAGTTCGACAACGTTGTCTCACTGGGTGTCAAGCCCGTCGGCTACGCCCCCACCGAGGGCGACGAGTCCATCCCCAGCTACCTGAAGAAGGACGCGGGCACCCCCGAGAACGTCGGCACGATCAACAACCTCAACCTTGAGGCGATCGCCAAGCTCAAGCCCGACCTGATCCTCGGCAGCCAGCTCCGCGCCGCGGACAAGTACAAGGAACTGGCGCAGATCGCCCCGACGGTCTTCTCCATCAGGCCCGGCTTCACCTGGAAGCAGAACTACCTCCTGAACGCCAAGGCGCTGGACCGGCTCGACCAGGCCGAGGCGAAGCTCGCCACGTACGAGGAGAAGGCCAAGGCGCTCGGCACGGCCGTCGGACCCGACAAGCCGACCGTCTCGATGGTCCGCTACATGCCGGGCCGGCTGCGCCTCTACGGCCAGGACTCGTTCATCGGCACGATCCTCAAGGACGCCGGTCTGCCCAGGCCGAAGAACCAGCAGATCAACGACCTGGCCGTGGAGATCAGCCCCGAGAAGATCGACGAGGCGGACGCCGACTGGATCTTCACCGGGGTGTACGGCGACGCGAAGGAGACCGACCGCGACACCGCACGCGGCAACCCGCTGTGGAAGAACCTGACGGCGGTCAAGGACGGCAGGGCCAAGGACGTCAAGGACGAGACCTGGTACCTCGGCCTGGGTGTGACGGCGGCCTACCAGGTGCTGGACGACCTGGACGGTTACCTGGCGAAGTAG
- a CDS encoding ABC transporter ATP-binding protein produces MTQTAEPAAATAVRFTGVGKSFGAVRAVVAADLSIPRGETVALLGRNGAGKSTAIGLLLGLDEPDTGTVQLFDGPPSRAVAAGRVGAMLQDGRPIRRVTVRELVTFVASTFPEPLPVPEALALAGLGELGDRRVDKLSGGQLQRVRFAVALAGAPELLVLDEPTAALDVEARRAFWASMRAYARRGNTVLFSTHYLEEADEYADRIVVIDHGRIVADGSGDRIKETVGGHLVSFDLRGLGSEGLTLLPGVVSVEVRGDRARLRTDDSDATVVALAAAQRIHRLEVTPATLEDAFLALTHEQKPTEVHDQKLAKEMA; encoded by the coding sequence ATGACGCAGACAGCAGAACCAGCCGCGGCAACGGCGGTGCGTTTCACCGGAGTCGGCAAGTCGTTCGGTGCCGTACGCGCCGTCGTGGCCGCCGATCTGAGCATTCCGCGCGGCGAGACCGTGGCCCTGCTCGGCCGCAACGGCGCGGGCAAGTCGACCGCGATCGGGCTGCTCCTCGGCCTGGACGAGCCGGACACCGGGACCGTGCAACTCTTCGACGGCCCGCCGTCGCGGGCCGTGGCAGCCGGCCGGGTCGGCGCGATGCTCCAGGACGGCCGGCCCATCAGGCGGGTGACCGTAAGGGAGTTGGTCACGTTCGTGGCGAGCACCTTCCCCGAGCCGCTGCCCGTCCCCGAGGCGCTGGCGCTCGCCGGTCTCGGCGAACTCGGCGACCGGCGCGTCGACAAGCTCTCCGGCGGCCAGCTCCAGCGGGTCAGGTTCGCGGTCGCGCTGGCCGGCGCGCCGGAACTGCTCGTACTCGACGAGCCGACCGCCGCGCTCGACGTGGAGGCAAGGCGCGCCTTCTGGGCGTCCATGCGGGCGTACGCGCGGCGCGGCAACACCGTGCTGTTCTCGACGCACTACCTGGAGGAGGCCGACGAGTACGCGGACCGGATCGTCGTCATCGACCACGGCCGGATCGTCGCCGACGGCTCGGGCGACCGCATCAAGGAGACCGTCGGCGGCCATCTCGTCAGCTTCGACCTGCGGGGGCTCGGCTCGGAAGGGCTCACCCTGCTGCCCGGCGTGGTCTCGGTCGAGGTGCGCGGCGACCGGGCCAGGCTCCGTACCGACGACTCGGACGCGACCGTCGTGGCACTCGCCGCGGCGCAGCGCATCCACCGGCTGGAGGTGACCCCGGCGACGCTGGAGGACGCCTTCCTGGCCCTGACCCATGAGCAGAAGCCGACCGAGGTCCACGACCAGAAGCTCGCGAAGGAGATGGCGTGA
- a CDS encoding ABC transporter permease has protein sequence MFQYVKLEVRRALRDPGFLIFGAGMPVLMYLLFTNIGVSSGPDSDEWRTASMVGMAAYGALGAAVSTGTGIAEDKSHGWLRQLRVTPMLPRQVVLGRAITGSVTVLPALCAVLLAGALVNGVRMPLWQWPVLIVLLWAGALPFTLLGIGNGYRLTAQTTGVLNVATLMGFSVIGGLWFPLELFPGWLRSVARFTPANRFADLGWSTTAGNAPGLLTVVVMLGWLTLFGSYAVVSYRKSGRTV, from the coding sequence ATGTTCCAGTACGTCAAGCTGGAAGTACGGCGGGCGCTGCGCGATCCCGGGTTCCTCATCTTCGGCGCCGGGATGCCCGTACTGATGTATCTGCTGTTCACCAACATCGGGGTGAGCAGCGGCCCTGACTCCGACGAGTGGCGCACGGCCTCCATGGTCGGCATGGCGGCGTACGGGGCGCTCGGCGCCGCCGTCAGCACCGGCACCGGTATCGCCGAGGACAAGTCGCACGGCTGGCTGCGCCAGTTGCGCGTCACACCGATGCTGCCGCGCCAAGTCGTGCTCGGCCGGGCGATCACCGGATCCGTGACGGTCCTGCCCGCCCTGTGCGCCGTGCTGCTGGCCGGTGCGCTGGTGAACGGCGTACGGATGCCGCTGTGGCAGTGGCCGGTGCTGATCGTGCTGCTGTGGGCGGGCGCGCTGCCCTTCACCCTGCTCGGCATCGGCAACGGCTACCGGCTCACCGCGCAGACCACGGGCGTGCTCAACGTCGCCACGCTGATGGGCTTCTCCGTCATCGGCGGACTGTGGTTCCCGCTGGAGCTGTTCCCCGGCTGGCTGCGCTCGGTCGCCCGGTTCACCCCCGCCAACCGGTTCGCGGATCTGGGCTGGTCGACGACGGCGGGCAACGCTCCCGGACTGCTCACCGTCGTGGTGATGCTGGGGTGGCTCACGCTGTTCGGTTCGTACGCTGTTGTCTCCTACCGCAAGTCAGGGAGGACGGTATGA
- a CDS encoding sensor histidine kinase, with product MKPALRTRLLALPFRRSAACAPEGQRRPGPPSGYAMLPWLLMLLGAFSNLVQGKTPNAWVGAVGLFIFNSLYVSVVFRAFVPRARDSAGTRWTLVAMGVVTFGLGIGYGGSWLLFFPLLGLACGSVLRGRAVGVVGLALSVSAGTIGGYQEGWDAVTVAYGTFLSTMVTAAILTLSETVIELGETRQELARSAVEQERLRFSRDLHDLLGHTLSVIVVKAEAARRLAPRQLDSALGQIGDIESVGRQALTEIREAVTGYREGSLSGDLDRARSALSGAGVEPVVRQSGRPLDPQTEALFGWVVREAVTNVVRHSGATRCEIVVGSSEERATLTVADNGIGAHPDLVDSAAGNGLKGLTERLSGAGGSLEAGAVGDGFRVTARLPLTGAA from the coding sequence ATGAAACCCGCGCTGAGGACCCGGCTGCTGGCGCTGCCCTTCAGGCGCTCCGCCGCCTGCGCCCCCGAGGGACAGCGCCGGCCGGGGCCGCCCAGCGGGTACGCCATGCTGCCGTGGCTGCTGATGCTGCTCGGCGCTTTCTCCAACCTCGTCCAGGGCAAGACGCCCAACGCGTGGGTCGGCGCCGTCGGTCTGTTCATCTTCAACTCGCTGTACGTGTCGGTGGTGTTCCGCGCCTTCGTGCCGCGGGCGCGGGACAGCGCGGGCACCCGCTGGACGCTGGTCGCGATGGGGGTGGTGACCTTCGGCCTCGGCATCGGGTACGGCGGCAGCTGGCTGCTGTTCTTCCCGCTGCTCGGTCTGGCGTGCGGCAGTGTGCTGCGCGGCCGGGCCGTCGGGGTAGTGGGGCTCGCGCTGAGTGTGTCGGCGGGGACGATCGGCGGGTACCAGGAGGGCTGGGACGCGGTGACCGTCGCGTACGGCACGTTCCTGTCCACGATGGTCACGGCCGCGATCCTCACACTGTCCGAGACGGTGATCGAACTGGGCGAGACCCGGCAGGAGTTGGCGCGGTCGGCGGTCGAGCAGGAGCGGCTGCGGTTCTCCCGCGACCTGCACGACCTGCTCGGCCACACCCTCTCCGTGATCGTGGTGAAGGCGGAGGCGGCGCGCAGGCTGGCCCCGCGGCAGCTGGATTCCGCGCTGGGCCAGATCGGCGACATCGAGTCGGTCGGCAGGCAGGCGCTGACCGAGATCCGCGAGGCCGTCACCGGCTACCGCGAGGGCAGCCTCTCGGGCGACCTGGACCGCGCGCGCTCGGCGCTCAGCGGCGCCGGCGTCGAGCCGGTCGTACGGCAGTCGGGACGCCCGCTGGATCCGCAGACCGAGGCGCTGTTCGGCTGGGTGGTACGGGAAGCCGTCACCAACGTCGTACGGCACAGCGGGGCGACGCGGTGCGAGATCGTGGTGGGCAGCTCCGAGGAACGGGCCACGCTGACCGTCGCCGACAACGGCATAGGCGCCCACCCCGACCTGGTCGACTCGGCGGCCGGCAACGGCCTGAAGGGCCTCACGGAACGGCTGTCGGGCGCGGGCGGTTCGCTGGAGGCGGGCGCGGTGGGAGACGGCTTCCGGGTGACGGCGCGCCTGCCGCTGACCGGGGCGGCCTAG
- a CDS encoding response regulator transcription factor translates to MPQDHRPATSVRVLLAEDQGMMRGALALLLGMEADIEVVAQVATGDAIVGEALTSRPDVALLDIELPGLSGLDAAALLRDEVPDCRVLILTTFGRPGYLRRAMEAGAAGFLVKDGPVEELAAAIRRVLAGETVIDPALAAAALSAGPSPLTARERDVLNASVDGATVADIAAKLHLSESTVRNYLSSAIGKTGTRNRMEAVRSARRQGWL, encoded by the coding sequence ATGCCGCAGGACCACAGGCCGGCCACGTCCGTACGCGTCCTGCTTGCCGAGGACCAGGGCATGATGCGGGGCGCGCTCGCGCTGTTGCTCGGGATGGAGGCGGACATCGAGGTGGTCGCGCAGGTCGCGACCGGGGACGCCATCGTGGGTGAGGCGCTCACCTCACGGCCCGATGTGGCGCTGCTCGACATCGAACTGCCGGGCCTCAGCGGGCTCGACGCCGCCGCGCTGCTGCGCGACGAGGTGCCGGACTGCCGGGTGCTGATCCTGACGACGTTCGGCAGGCCCGGCTATCTGCGCCGGGCCATGGAGGCGGGGGCCGCCGGATTCCTCGTCAAGGACGGACCTGTGGAGGAGCTGGCGGCGGCGATCCGGCGGGTGCTCGCGGGTGAGACGGTCATCGACCCGGCGCTCGCGGCCGCCGCGCTGAGCGCGGGGCCCAGTCCGCTGACGGCGCGGGAGCGGGACGTGCTGAACGCGTCCGTGGACGGCGCGACGGTCGCGGACATCGCCGCGAAGCTGCATCTGTCCGAGTCGACCGTCCGCAACTACCTGTCGTCCGCGATCGGCAAGACCGGCACCCGCAACCGCATGGAGGCCGTACGTTCCGCCCGTCGGCAAGGCTGGCTGTAG